The following are encoded together in the Cicer arietinum cultivar CDC Frontier isolate Library 1 chromosome 2, Cicar.CDCFrontier_v2.0, whole genome shotgun sequence genome:
- the LOC101506259 gene encoding probable sucrose-phosphate synthase 2 isoform X2 — translation MIQIETPKKKLQRQISNTLEVWSDDKKEKKLYIILLSLHGLVRGENMELGRDSDTGGQIKYVVELARALAKMPGVYRVDLFTRQISSPEIDWSYGEPTEMLTQGVDNDNDNTGESSGAYIIRIPFGPRDKYLEKELLWPHIQEFVDGALAHILNMSKVLGEQVGNGQPVWPYVIHGHYADAGDSAALLSGALNVPMVLTGHSLGRNKLEQLLKQGRQSWEDINSTYKIMRRIEAEELSLDAAELVITSTRQEIDEQWGLYDGFDVKLEKVLRARDRRGVNCHGRYMPRMAVIPPGMDFSNVVVQDDGPEVEGDLSQLTRGADGSSPKTLPTIWLDVMRFFTNPHKPMILALSRPDPKKNITTLLKAFGECRSLRKLANLAAAHGLPMVATKNGGPVDINRALNNGLLVDPHDHQAIADALLKLLSEKNLWHECRNNGLKNIHLFSWPEHCRTYLTRVAACRMRYPQWQTNNPEDNVDVEESFNDSLKDVQDMSLRLSIDGDLAGASGGGNGLDVQDQVKRVLSKIRKQDSGSSNDNILLDNVPNKYPLLRRRRWLIVIALDSYDSNGAPDNKLIEIIQKIVKGVQLDPQSGRVTGFAFSTAMTMQETIEFLALGNVSVSEFDVVICSSGSEVYYPGVNTEDGKLLPDHDYEVHIDYRWGVEGLKSTICKLMNASEGEEDNEKAYSPIEEDLKSSNAHCISYKIKDLSKARKVDELRQKLRMRGLRCHPMYCRGSSRMHVIPLLASRAQALRYLFVRWRLNVANMYVILGETGDTDYEEMISGTHKTIIMKGVVSKGSEELLRGTGSYQRDDIVPNESSLIAYINETTEENIANALKQLSKSGGM, via the exons ATGATACAAATTGAGACTCCTAAGAAAAAACTCCAGAGACAAATTTCTAATACATTGGAAGTGTGGTCTGATgacaaaaaggaaaagaaacttTATATTATCCTCTTAAG TTTGCATGGATTGGTTCGAGGAGAAAACATGGAGCTTGGTCGAGATTCTGATACTGGTGGACAG ATAAAATATGTGGTAGAACTTGCTCGTGCACTAGCCAAAATGCCAGGAGTATATAGAGTAGATCTCTTCACACGCCAAATCTCATCACCAGAAATTGACTGGAGCTATGGAGAGCCAACAGAAATGTTAACACAAGGTGTAGACAATGACAACGACAACACAGGCGAAAGCAGCGGCGCGTACATCATTCGAATACCTTTCGGTCCGCGTGACAAATATCTCGAAAAAGAACTTCTCTGGCCACACATTCAAGAATTTGTAGATGGAGCCTTAGCTCACATTCTCAACATGTCAAAAGTATTAGGTGAACAAGTTGGTAATGGCCAACCTGTTTGGCCTTATGTCATTCATGGACACTATGCTGATGCTGGAGACAGTGCTGCTCTTCTTTCAG GTGCTTTGAATGTTCCTATGGTGCTAACTGGTCATTCACTTGGAAGAAACAAACTTGAACAGCTTCTTAAACAAGGGAGACAATCATGGGAAGATATTAATTCAACGTATAAGATAATGAGGAGGATTGAAGCTGAAGAGCTTTCTTTGGATGCTGCTGAACTTGTGATCACTAGTACTAGACAAGAGATTGATGAACAATGGGGACTTTATGATGGTTTTGATGTTAAGCTTGAGAAAGTTTTGCGTGCTCGTGATAGACGCGGTGTTAATTGTCATGGTCGATACATGCCAAGAATGGCG GTTATTCCTCCTGGTATGGACTTTAGCAATGTAGTGGTACAAGATGATGGTCCTGAAGTAGAAGGGGATCTCTCACAACTTACTCGTGGTGCTGATGGATCTTCACCAAAAACTTTACCTACTATTTGGTTAGAC GTGATGCGTTTCTTCACAAATCCTCACAAGCCAATGATATTGGCCTTATCAAGGCCAGATCCAAAGAAGAATATTACAACTTTGTTAAAAGCATTTGGAGAATGTCGTTCCTTAAGAAAACTAGCCAATCTT GCAGCTGCACATGGACTGCCAATGGTAGCCACTAAAAATGGAGGACCAGTGGACATTAATCGG GCTCTCAACAATGGTTTACTTGTGGACCCTCATGATCACCAAGCAATTGCTGATGCATTACTCAAATTATTATCAGAGAAAAACCTTTGGCATGAATGCAGGAACAATGGTTTGAAGAACATACACCTTTTCTCATGGCCTGAACACTGCCGTACTTATTTAACACGCGTGGCCGCGTGTCGAATGAGATATCCACAATGGCAAACAAATAATCCAGAAGACAATGTAGATGTTGAAGAGTCTTTCAATGATTCCCTTAAAGATGTTCAAGACATGTCCCTTAGGCTTTCAATTGACGGAGATTTAGCTGGTGCATCAG GTGGTGGTAATGGTCTCGACGTGCAAGACCAAGTGAAACGCGTGTTAAGCAAGATAAGAAAGCAAGATTCTGGTTCAAGCAATGACAACATTTTACTTGACAATGTACCAAATAAATATCCTTTATTAAGGCGAAGGCGCTGGTTAATTGTTATAGCACTTGATTCTTATGACAGTAATGGAGCACCTGATAACAAGTTAATAGAGATCATACAAAAAATAGTTAAAGGTGTTCAATTAGACCCTCAAAGTGGAAGAGTAACAGGATTTGCATTTTCAACTGCTATGACAATGCAAGAAACTATTGAGTTTCTAGCATTAGGAAATGTTTCAGTGAGTGAGTTTGATGTTGTGATTTGTAGTAGTGGGAGTGAAGTTTATTACCCTGGTGTTAACACTGAAGATGGAAAGCTTTTGCCTGATCATGATTATGAGGTGCATATAGATTATCGTTGGGGTGTTGAAGGTTTAAAGAGTACAATTTGTAAACTTATGAATGCTTCTGAAGGTGAAGAGGATAATGAAAAAGCATATAGTCCTATTGAGGAGGATTTGAAATCAAGTAATGCACATTGCATTTCATACAAAATAAAGGATCTTAGTAAG gCAAGGAAAGTTGATGAGTTGAGACAAAAGCTTAGGATGAGAGGTCTACGTTGTCATCCAATGTATTGCAGGGGGTCTTCTAGAATGCATGTGATTCCACTTCTTGCATCTAGAGCTCAAGCACTGAG GTATCTATTTGTTCGTTGGAGATTAAATGTTGCAAACATGTATGTGATACTTGGAGAAACAGGGGACACTGATTATGAGGAAATGATATCTGGGACTCATAAGACAATAATAATGAAAGGAGTTGTGTCTAAGGGTTCAGAAGAATTGCTTAGAGGAACAGGAAGTTACCAAAGAGATGATATTGTCCCTAATGAGAGTTCTCTTATTGCATACATTAATGAAACAACTGAGGAAAATATTGCTAATGCTTTGAAGCAACTTTCAAAATCTGGAGGAATGTGA
- the LOC101506259 gene encoding probable sucrose-phosphate synthase 2 isoform X1, whose protein sequence is MIQIETPKKKLQRQISNTLEVWSDDKKEKKLYIILLSLHGLVRGENMELGRDSDTGGQIKYVVELARALAKMPGVYRVDLFTRQISSPEIDWSYGEPTEMLTQGVDNDNDNTGESSGAYIIRIPFGPRDKYLEKELLWPHIQEFVDGALAHILNMSKVLGEQVGNGQPVWPYVIHGHYADAGDSAALLSGALNVPMVLTGHSLGRNKLEQLLKQGRQSWEDINSTYKIMRRIEAEELSLDAAELVITSTRQEIDEQWGLYDGFDVKLEKVLRARDRRGVNCHGRYMPRMAVIPPGMDFSNVVVQDDGPEVEGDLSQLTRGADGSSPKTLPTIWLDTLIMGNRDDIEEMSSGNGNVLTTVLKLIDKYDLYGHVAYPKHHRQSDVPEIYRFAAKTKGVFINPALVEPFGLTLIEAAAHGLPMVATKNGGPVDINRALNNGLLVDPHDHQAIADALLKLLSEKNLWHECRNNGLKNIHLFSWPEHCRTYLTRVAACRMRYPQWQTNNPEDNVDVEESFNDSLKDVQDMSLRLSIDGDLAGASGGGNGLDVQDQVKRVLSKIRKQDSGSSNDNILLDNVPNKYPLLRRRRWLIVIALDSYDSNGAPDNKLIEIIQKIVKGVQLDPQSGRVTGFAFSTAMTMQETIEFLALGNVSVSEFDVVICSSGSEVYYPGVNTEDGKLLPDHDYEVHIDYRWGVEGLKSTICKLMNASEGEEDNEKAYSPIEEDLKSSNAHCISYKIKDLSKARKVDELRQKLRMRGLRCHPMYCRGSSRMHVIPLLASRAQALRYLFVRWRLNVANMYVILGETGDTDYEEMISGTHKTIIMKGVVSKGSEELLRGTGSYQRDDIVPNESSLIAYINETTEENIANALKQLSKSGGM, encoded by the exons ATGATACAAATTGAGACTCCTAAGAAAAAACTCCAGAGACAAATTTCTAATACATTGGAAGTGTGGTCTGATgacaaaaaggaaaagaaacttTATATTATCCTCTTAAG TTTGCATGGATTGGTTCGAGGAGAAAACATGGAGCTTGGTCGAGATTCTGATACTGGTGGACAG ATAAAATATGTGGTAGAACTTGCTCGTGCACTAGCCAAAATGCCAGGAGTATATAGAGTAGATCTCTTCACACGCCAAATCTCATCACCAGAAATTGACTGGAGCTATGGAGAGCCAACAGAAATGTTAACACAAGGTGTAGACAATGACAACGACAACACAGGCGAAAGCAGCGGCGCGTACATCATTCGAATACCTTTCGGTCCGCGTGACAAATATCTCGAAAAAGAACTTCTCTGGCCACACATTCAAGAATTTGTAGATGGAGCCTTAGCTCACATTCTCAACATGTCAAAAGTATTAGGTGAACAAGTTGGTAATGGCCAACCTGTTTGGCCTTATGTCATTCATGGACACTATGCTGATGCTGGAGACAGTGCTGCTCTTCTTTCAG GTGCTTTGAATGTTCCTATGGTGCTAACTGGTCATTCACTTGGAAGAAACAAACTTGAACAGCTTCTTAAACAAGGGAGACAATCATGGGAAGATATTAATTCAACGTATAAGATAATGAGGAGGATTGAAGCTGAAGAGCTTTCTTTGGATGCTGCTGAACTTGTGATCACTAGTACTAGACAAGAGATTGATGAACAATGGGGACTTTATGATGGTTTTGATGTTAAGCTTGAGAAAGTTTTGCGTGCTCGTGATAGACGCGGTGTTAATTGTCATGGTCGATACATGCCAAGAATGGCG GTTATTCCTCCTGGTATGGACTTTAGCAATGTAGTGGTACAAGATGATGGTCCTGAAGTAGAAGGGGATCTCTCACAACTTACTCGTGGTGCTGATGGATCTTCACCAAAAACTTTACCTACTATTTGGTTAGAC ACACTTATAATGGGAAATAGAGATGACATAGAAGAGATGTCTTCAGGGAATGGTAATGTGCTCACAACAGTGTTGAAATTGATTGACAAGTATGATCTATATGGACATGTTGCATACCCTAAACATCATAGACAATCTGATGTTCCTGAGATATATAGATTTGCTGCTAAAACAAAG GGAGTTTTCATAAATCCAGCTTTAGTGGAACCTTTTGGTCTTACCTTAATTGAG GCAGCTGCACATGGACTGCCAATGGTAGCCACTAAAAATGGAGGACCAGTGGACATTAATCGG GCTCTCAACAATGGTTTACTTGTGGACCCTCATGATCACCAAGCAATTGCTGATGCATTACTCAAATTATTATCAGAGAAAAACCTTTGGCATGAATGCAGGAACAATGGTTTGAAGAACATACACCTTTTCTCATGGCCTGAACACTGCCGTACTTATTTAACACGCGTGGCCGCGTGTCGAATGAGATATCCACAATGGCAAACAAATAATCCAGAAGACAATGTAGATGTTGAAGAGTCTTTCAATGATTCCCTTAAAGATGTTCAAGACATGTCCCTTAGGCTTTCAATTGACGGAGATTTAGCTGGTGCATCAG GTGGTGGTAATGGTCTCGACGTGCAAGACCAAGTGAAACGCGTGTTAAGCAAGATAAGAAAGCAAGATTCTGGTTCAAGCAATGACAACATTTTACTTGACAATGTACCAAATAAATATCCTTTATTAAGGCGAAGGCGCTGGTTAATTGTTATAGCACTTGATTCTTATGACAGTAATGGAGCACCTGATAACAAGTTAATAGAGATCATACAAAAAATAGTTAAAGGTGTTCAATTAGACCCTCAAAGTGGAAGAGTAACAGGATTTGCATTTTCAACTGCTATGACAATGCAAGAAACTATTGAGTTTCTAGCATTAGGAAATGTTTCAGTGAGTGAGTTTGATGTTGTGATTTGTAGTAGTGGGAGTGAAGTTTATTACCCTGGTGTTAACACTGAAGATGGAAAGCTTTTGCCTGATCATGATTATGAGGTGCATATAGATTATCGTTGGGGTGTTGAAGGTTTAAAGAGTACAATTTGTAAACTTATGAATGCTTCTGAAGGTGAAGAGGATAATGAAAAAGCATATAGTCCTATTGAGGAGGATTTGAAATCAAGTAATGCACATTGCATTTCATACAAAATAAAGGATCTTAGTAAG gCAAGGAAAGTTGATGAGTTGAGACAAAAGCTTAGGATGAGAGGTCTACGTTGTCATCCAATGTATTGCAGGGGGTCTTCTAGAATGCATGTGATTCCACTTCTTGCATCTAGAGCTCAAGCACTGAG GTATCTATTTGTTCGTTGGAGATTAAATGTTGCAAACATGTATGTGATACTTGGAGAAACAGGGGACACTGATTATGAGGAAATGATATCTGGGACTCATAAGACAATAATAATGAAAGGAGTTGTGTCTAAGGGTTCAGAAGAATTGCTTAGAGGAACAGGAAGTTACCAAAGAGATGATATTGTCCCTAATGAGAGTTCTCTTATTGCATACATTAATGAAACAACTGAGGAAAATATTGCTAATGCTTTGAAGCAACTTTCAAAATCTGGAGGAATGTGA
- the LOC101506259 gene encoding probable sucrose-phosphate synthase 3 isoform X3, which yields MAGNEWINGYLEAILSTGVAASTTVEEQQRVAATAAESGHFNPIKYFVEEVVSAVDESDLHRTWLKVVATRNTRERSSRLENMCWRIWHLARKKKQLEGXXXXXEREQGRRDATEDLSEELSEGEKGDGIGEMIQIETPKKKLQRQISNTLEVWSDDKKEKKLYIILLSLHGLVRGENMELGRDSDTGGQIKYVVELARALAKMPGVYRVDLFTRQISSPEIDWSYGEPTEMLTQGVDNDNDNTGESSGAYIIRIPFGPRDKYLEKELLWPHIQEFVDGALAHILNMSKVLGEQVGNGQPVWPYVIHGHYADAGDSAALLSGALNVPMVLTGHSLGRNKLEQLLKQGRQSWEDINSTYKIMRRIEAEELSLDAAELVITSTRQEIDEQWGLYDGFDVKLEKVLRARDRRGVNCHGRYMPRMAVIPPGMDFSNVVVQDDGPEVEGDLSQLTRGADGSSPKTLPTIWLDVMRFFTNPHKPMILALSRPDPKKNITTLLKAFGECRSLRKLANLTLIMGNRDDIEEMSSGNGNVLTTVLKLIDKYDLYGHVAYPKHHRQSDVPEIYRFAAKTKGVFINPALVEPFGLTLIEAAAHGLPMVATKNGGPVDINRALNNGLLVDPHDHQAIADALLKLLSEKNLWHECRNNGLKNIHLFSWPEHCRTYLTRVAACRMRYPQWQTNNPEDNVDVEESFNDSLKDVQDMSLRLSIDGDLAGASGGGNGLDVQDQVKRVLSKIRKQDSGSSNDNILLDNVPNKYPLLRRRRWLIVIALDSYDSNGAPDNKLIEIIQKIVKGVQLDPQSGRVTGFAFSTAMTMQETIEFLALGNVSVSEFDVVICSSGSEVYYPGVNTEDGKLLPDHDYEVHIDYRWGVEGLKSTICKLMNASEGEEDNEKAYSPIEEDLKSSNAHCISYKIKDLSKARKVDELRQKLRMRGLRCHPMYCRGSSRMHVIPLLASRAQALRYLFVRWRLNVANMYVILGETGDTDYEEMISGTHKTIIMKGVVSKGSEELLRGTGSYQRDDIVPNESSLIAYINETTEENIANALKQLSKSGGM from the exons ATGGCTGGTAATGAGTGGATTAATGGATACCTTGAGGCTATACTATCAACTGGTGTTGCTGCTTCAACCACCGTTGAGGAGCAGCAAAGGGTGGCGGCGACAGCGGCTGAAAGTGGACACTTCAATCCAATAAAATACTTTGTGGAAGAAGTTGTTAGTGCTGTTGATGAATCTGATCTTCATCGTACTTGGCTCAAAGTTGTTGCAACTCGTAATACAAGAGAGCGTAGTTCAAGGCTTGAAAACATGTGTTGGCGCATTTGGCATCTTGCTCGCAAGAAGAAACAg ttgGAAGGNNNNNNNNNNNNNNGGGAAAGAGAACAAGGAAGGAGAGATGCAACTGAGGATTTGTCTGAAGAGTTGTCAGAAGGAGAAAAGGGAGATGGCATTGGAGAGATGATACAAATTGAGACTCCTAAGAAAAAACTCCAGAGACAAATTTCTAATACATTGGAAGTGTGGTCTGATgacaaaaaggaaaagaaacttTATATTATCCTCTTAAG TTTGCATGGATTGGTTCGAGGAGAAAACATGGAGCTTGGTCGAGATTCTGATACTGGTGGACAG ATAAAATATGTGGTAGAACTTGCTCGTGCACTAGCCAAAATGCCAGGAGTATATAGAGTAGATCTCTTCACACGCCAAATCTCATCACCAGAAATTGACTGGAGCTATGGAGAGCCAACAGAAATGTTAACACAAGGTGTAGACAATGACAACGACAACACAGGCGAAAGCAGCGGCGCGTACATCATTCGAATACCTTTCGGTCCGCGTGACAAATATCTCGAAAAAGAACTTCTCTGGCCACACATTCAAGAATTTGTAGATGGAGCCTTAGCTCACATTCTCAACATGTCAAAAGTATTAGGTGAACAAGTTGGTAATGGCCAACCTGTTTGGCCTTATGTCATTCATGGACACTATGCTGATGCTGGAGACAGTGCTGCTCTTCTTTCAG GTGCTTTGAATGTTCCTATGGTGCTAACTGGTCATTCACTTGGAAGAAACAAACTTGAACAGCTTCTTAAACAAGGGAGACAATCATGGGAAGATATTAATTCAACGTATAAGATAATGAGGAGGATTGAAGCTGAAGAGCTTTCTTTGGATGCTGCTGAACTTGTGATCACTAGTACTAGACAAGAGATTGATGAACAATGGGGACTTTATGATGGTTTTGATGTTAAGCTTGAGAAAGTTTTGCGTGCTCGTGATAGACGCGGTGTTAATTGTCATGGTCGATACATGCCAAGAATGGCG GTTATTCCTCCTGGTATGGACTTTAGCAATGTAGTGGTACAAGATGATGGTCCTGAAGTAGAAGGGGATCTCTCACAACTTACTCGTGGTGCTGATGGATCTTCACCAAAAACTTTACCTACTATTTGGTTAGAC GTGATGCGTTTCTTCACAAATCCTCACAAGCCAATGATATTGGCCTTATCAAGGCCAGATCCAAAGAAGAATATTACAACTTTGTTAAAAGCATTTGGAGAATGTCGTTCCTTAAGAAAACTAGCCAATCTT ACACTTATAATGGGAAATAGAGATGACATAGAAGAGATGTCTTCAGGGAATGGTAATGTGCTCACAACAGTGTTGAAATTGATTGACAAGTATGATCTATATGGACATGTTGCATACCCTAAACATCATAGACAATCTGATGTTCCTGAGATATATAGATTTGCTGCTAAAACAAAG GGAGTTTTCATAAATCCAGCTTTAGTGGAACCTTTTGGTCTTACCTTAATTGAG GCAGCTGCACATGGACTGCCAATGGTAGCCACTAAAAATGGAGGACCAGTGGACATTAATCGG GCTCTCAACAATGGTTTACTTGTGGACCCTCATGATCACCAAGCAATTGCTGATGCATTACTCAAATTATTATCAGAGAAAAACCTTTGGCATGAATGCAGGAACAATGGTTTGAAGAACATACACCTTTTCTCATGGCCTGAACACTGCCGTACTTATTTAACACGCGTGGCCGCGTGTCGAATGAGATATCCACAATGGCAAACAAATAATCCAGAAGACAATGTAGATGTTGAAGAGTCTTTCAATGATTCCCTTAAAGATGTTCAAGACATGTCCCTTAGGCTTTCAATTGACGGAGATTTAGCTGGTGCATCAG GTGGTGGTAATGGTCTCGACGTGCAAGACCAAGTGAAACGCGTGTTAAGCAAGATAAGAAAGCAAGATTCTGGTTCAAGCAATGACAACATTTTACTTGACAATGTACCAAATAAATATCCTTTATTAAGGCGAAGGCGCTGGTTAATTGTTATAGCACTTGATTCTTATGACAGTAATGGAGCACCTGATAACAAGTTAATAGAGATCATACAAAAAATAGTTAAAGGTGTTCAATTAGACCCTCAAAGTGGAAGAGTAACAGGATTTGCATTTTCAACTGCTATGACAATGCAAGAAACTATTGAGTTTCTAGCATTAGGAAATGTTTCAGTGAGTGAGTTTGATGTTGTGATTTGTAGTAGTGGGAGTGAAGTTTATTACCCTGGTGTTAACACTGAAGATGGAAAGCTTTTGCCTGATCATGATTATGAGGTGCATATAGATTATCGTTGGGGTGTTGAAGGTTTAAAGAGTACAATTTGTAAACTTATGAATGCTTCTGAAGGTGAAGAGGATAATGAAAAAGCATATAGTCCTATTGAGGAGGATTTGAAATCAAGTAATGCACATTGCATTTCATACAAAATAAAGGATCTTAGTAAG gCAAGGAAAGTTGATGAGTTGAGACAAAAGCTTAGGATGAGAGGTCTACGTTGTCATCCAATGTATTGCAGGGGGTCTTCTAGAATGCATGTGATTCCACTTCTTGCATCTAGAGCTCAAGCACTGAG GTATCTATTTGTTCGTTGGAGATTAAATGTTGCAAACATGTATGTGATACTTGGAGAAACAGGGGACACTGATTATGAGGAAATGATATCTGGGACTCATAAGACAATAATAATGAAAGGAGTTGTGTCTAAGGGTTCAGAAGAATTGCTTAGAGGAACAGGAAGTTACCAAAGAGATGATATTGTCCCTAATGAGAGTTCTCTTATTGCATACATTAATGAAACAACTGAGGAAAATATTGCTAATGCTTTGAAGCAACTTTCAAAATCTGGAGGAATGTGA